From the Sciurus carolinensis unplaced genomic scaffold, mSciCar1.2, whole genome shotgun sequence genome, one window contains:
- the H3-4 gene encoding LOW QUALITY PROTEIN: histone H3.1t (The sequence of the model RefSeq protein was modified relative to this genomic sequence to represent the inferred CDS: deleted 1 base in 1 codon): protein MARTKQTARKSTGGKAPRKQLATKVARKSAPATGGVKKPHRYRPGTVALREIRRYQKSTELLIRKLPFQRLVREVAQDFKTDLRFQSSAVMALQEACESYLVGLFEDTNLCAIHAKRVTIMPKDIQLARRIRGERA from the exons ATGGCTCGAACCAAGCAGACGGCTCGCAAGTCCACCGGAGGCAAGGCGCCGAGAAAACAGCTGGCCACCAAAGTGGCCCGCAAGAGTGCACCTGCAACCGGAGGTGTGAAGAAGCCACACCGCTACCGCCCGGGCACCGTGGCGCTGCGTGAGATCCGCCGCTACCAGAAGTCTACTGAGCTGCTGATCCGCAAGCTGCCCTTTCAGCGCCTGGTGCGCGAGGTCGCGCAGGATTTCAAGACCGACCTGCGCTTCCAGAGCTCTGCGGTGATGGCTCTGCAGGAAGCTTGCGAGTCCTACCTGGTGGGGCTCTTCGAGGACACCAACCTGTGCGCCATCCACGCCAAGCGC GTCACCATCATGCCCAAAGACATCCAGCTGGCTCGCCGCATCCGCGGGGAGCGGGCCTAG
- the LOC124975090 gene encoding histone H2B type 3-B codes for MPDPSKSAPAPKKGSKKAVTKAQKKDGKKRKRGRKESYSIYVYKVLKQVHPDTGISSKAMGIMNSFVNDIFERIASEASRLAHYNKRSTITSREVQTAVRLLLPGELAKHAVSEGTKAVTKYTSSK; via the coding sequence ATGCCCGATCCTTCCAAGTCCGCCCCGGCCCCCAAGAAGGGCTCCAAGAAGGCGGTGACCAAGGCGCAGAAGAAGGACGGCAAGAAGCGCAAGCGCGGCCGCAAGGAGAGCTACTCCATCTACGTGTACAAGGTGCTCAAGCAGGTGCACCCCGACACCGGCATCTCGTCCAAGGCCATGGGCATCATGAACTCCTTCGTCAACGACATCTTCGAGCGCATCGCCAGCGAGGCCTCCCGCCTGGCGCACTACAACAAGCGCTCGACCATCACGTCCCGCGAGGTGCAGACGGCCGTGCGCCTGCTGCTGCCCGGCGAGCTGGCCAAGCACGCCGTGTCCGAGGGCACCAAGGCCGTCACCAAGTACACCAGCTCCAAGTGA
- the LOC124975089 gene encoding histone H2A type 3 yields the protein MSGRGKQGGKARAKAKSRSSRAGLQFPVGRVHRLLRKGNYSERVGAGAPVYLAAVLEYLTAEILELAGNAARDNKKTRIIPRHLQLAIRNDEELNKLLGRVTIAQGGVLPNIQAVLLPKKTESHHKAKGK from the coding sequence ATGTCCGGGCGCGGCAAGCAGGGCGGCAAGGCGCGCGCCAAGGCCAAGTCCCGCTCCTCGCGCGCGGGGCTGCAGTTCCCGGTGGGCCGGGTGCACCGCCTGCTGCGCAAGGGCAACTACTCGGAGCGCGTGGGCGCCGGCGCGCCGGTCTACCTGGCGGCGGTGCTGGAGTACCTGACGGCCGAGATCCTGGAGCTGGCGGGCAACGCGGCCCGCGACAACAAGAAGACGCGCATCATCCCGCGCCACCTGCAGCTGGCCATCCGCAACGACGAGGAGCTCAACAAGCTGCTGGGCCGCGTGACCATCGCGCAGGGCGGTGTCCTGCCCAACATCCAGGCCGTGCTGCTGCCCAAGAAGACCGAGAGCCACCACAAGGCCAAGGGCAAGTGA
- the LOC124975096 gene encoding H2B.U histone 2 — protein MPEPSRSAPAPKKGSKKAITKAQKKDGKKRKRGRKESYSIYVYKVLKQVHPDTGISSKAMGIMNSFVNDIFERIASEASRLAHYNKRSTITSREVQTAVRLLLPGELAKHAVSEGTKAVTKYTSSK, from the coding sequence ATGCCGGAGCCTTCCCGCTCGGCTCCGGCCCCCAAGAAGGGCTCCAAGAAAGCCATCACCAAGGCGCAGAAGAAGGACGGCAAGAAGCGCAAGCGCGGCCGCAAGGAGAGCTACTCCATCTACGTGTACAAGGTGCTCAAGCAGGTGCACCCCGACACCGGCATCTCGTCCAAGGCCATGGGCATCATGAACTCCTTCGTCAACGACATCTTCGAGCGCATCGCCAGTGAGGCCTCCCGCCTGGCGCACTACAACAAGCGCTCGACCATCACGTCCCGCGAGGTGCAGACGGCCGTGCGCCTGCTGCTGCCCGGCGAGCTGGCCAAGCACGCCGTGTCCGAGGGCACCAAGGCCGTCACCAAGTACACCAGCTCCAAGTGA